The Impatiens glandulifera chromosome 3, dImpGla2.1, whole genome shotgun sequence genome contains a region encoding:
- the LOC124932735 gene encoding glycine-rich RNA-binding protein GRP1A-like — protein MADVEFRCFVGGLAWATDDISLQRAFSQYGDVVESKIINDRETGRSRGFGFVTFKDEQSMKDAIEGMNGQDLDGRNITVNEAQSRGSGGGGGGGRGGGGGGYNRGGGGYGGGGGGYGGGGGGYGGGGGYGGRGGGGRGGYGGSDGGPRYSRGGGGSDSDWRN, from the exons ATGGCCGATGTTGAGTTTAGGTGTTTCGTCGGTGGGCTTGCATGGGCCACCGATGACATTTCTTTGCAGAGGGCGTTCTCTCAGTATGGTGACGTCGTCGAATCGAAG ATCATCAACGACCGTGAGACCGGTAGATCAAGAGGGTTCGGATTCGTTACCTTCAAGGATGAGCAATCGATGAAGGATGCTATTGAGGGAATGAACGGTCAGGATCTTGATGGCCGTAACATCACCGTTAACGAAGCTCAGTCTCGTGGAAGTGGTGGTGGCGGTGGAGGTGGTCGCGGGGGCGGTGGCGGTGGATATAACCGTGGTGGAGGTGGTTatggaggtggtggtggtggttatGGAGGTGGTGGCGGTGGATATGGAGGTGGTGGTGGTTATGGAGGTCGTGGTGGTGGTGGACGTGGTGGGTATGGGGGATCTGATGGAGGTCCTCGTTACTCCAGGGGAGGTGGTGGATCTGATTCAGATTGGAGGAATTAA